In Agrobacterium sp. RAC06, a single window of DNA contains:
- a CDS encoding ParA family protein yields MPVITVANPKGGAGKSTAALVLATSLAQQGASVIILDCDPNRAIQGWRAGSSRNPVVVDGGITEATITGKLDDYRKKYQFVFVDLEGTASRLMSRALARAQLVIIPIQASPPDAELAARAIHLIREEEQAFEKTIPYRVLFTRTSPAIASKLETQITAQLKASEVPMFRNHLNERSAYKAMFFYQQDLDELDPRNVNGLPAARDNAFRLAEELVNLVIDARVAA; encoded by the coding sequence ATGCCGGTGATCACAGTAGCCAACCCTAAGGGAGGGGCGGGAAAGTCGACAGCAGCCCTCGTGCTTGCCACGTCGCTGGCGCAGCAGGGTGCAAGCGTCATCATTCTCGACTGCGACCCCAACAGGGCGATCCAGGGTTGGCGGGCAGGGAGTTCGAGGAATCCTGTTGTCGTAGATGGCGGGATCACCGAGGCTACGATCACCGGCAAGCTTGATGACTACCGCAAGAAATACCAGTTCGTGTTCGTCGACCTTGAAGGTACCGCGAGCCGGCTCATGTCCCGAGCGCTCGCCCGGGCGCAACTCGTGATCATTCCGATCCAGGCAAGTCCGCCGGATGCGGAGCTTGCGGCGCGGGCGATCCATCTCATCCGCGAGGAAGAACAGGCCTTCGAAAAGACCATTCCCTACAGGGTGCTGTTCACACGGACGTCGCCAGCGATAGCCTCCAAGCTGGAAACGCAGATCACGGCGCAATTGAAGGCAAGCGAGGTGCCGATGTTTCGAAACCATCTGAATGAGCGGTCCGCCTACAAGGCGATGTTTTTTTACCAGCAGGATCTCGATGAGCTTGATCCGAGGAACGTAAATGGCTTGCCGGCCGCAAGAGACAATGCATTCCGGCTCGCGGAGGAGCTGGTGAATCTGGTTATTGATGCGAGGGTTGCAGCGTGA
- a CDS encoding SOS response-associated peptidase yields MCNLYNITTNQEAIRALTKAIDRLGNLEPTLNVYPDQMAPIVRNSAGGREATMVRWGMPSSQKALFDAASKRADKLREKGKPVDFDHLLKHEPDRGTTNIRNTASSHWKRWLGVENRCVVPLNRFAEPDPASKPEGGVTPNAWFAGDATEPLMFFAGIWVSQWESVRKVKDGLIRDDLFGFLTTEPNGVVGPIHPKAMPVILKREEEIETWLTAPWPEAKLLQRPLPDSELVLLRT; encoded by the coding sequence ATGTGCAACCTCTACAACATCACGACCAATCAGGAAGCCATCAGGGCGCTTACCAAGGCGATCGACCGCCTTGGCAACCTCGAGCCGACGCTGAACGTCTACCCCGACCAGATGGCGCCGATCGTCCGCAACAGTGCGGGCGGGCGCGAAGCAACAATGGTGCGCTGGGGGATGCCCTCATCGCAGAAGGCACTCTTTGACGCCGCCTCCAAGCGTGCCGACAAGCTGCGCGAGAAGGGCAAGCCCGTCGATTTCGACCACCTGCTGAAGCACGAGCCCGATCGTGGGACGACGAACATCCGCAACACGGCCAGCTCCCACTGGAAGCGCTGGCTAGGCGTCGAGAACCGCTGCGTTGTGCCGCTCAATCGGTTCGCCGAACCGGATCCCGCCTCCAAGCCGGAGGGTGGCGTCACGCCAAACGCCTGGTTTGCCGGTGACGCAACCGAACCGCTGATGTTCTTCGCGGGGATCTGGGTTTCGCAATGGGAAAGCGTGCGGAAGGTGAAGGACGGCCTAATACGTGACGATCTATTCGGCTTCCTGACGACGGAGCCAAACGGGGTCGTTGGCCCCATTCATCCGAAAGCTATGCCAGTGATCCTGAAGCGAGAAGAGGAGATTGAAACATGGCTCACCGCACCTTGGCCTGAGGCGAAACTGCTCCAGCGCCCGCTCCCGGATAGTGAACTGGTGCTCCTTCGGACCTAA